The window TGGACCTCATATAAAGGATTactcatttgaaaaaaatctcATACAACAATGTTTTTCAGCAGAAAATAATACTGTACTAATACTATCAAATAAATATCCCAAGCAATCGAATTCCAAATTAGGAGGCCATAATATTCTTGAATGAAAGGTGTGATTTTGCAGAGATATAAAGCTTCCACCTGAAAAGGATATACTATGGCTAAATTGTTGAGCAATCCGTGTTGGAATTCATCATCTTCAACCACATTTTCTTGTTTCCACAATGAGAGTTTGTGTAGTTCAAAAAGTATGGCGATTTCAGGCCATTTCTCCAAGTGGGCTTCCAAGAGTTTCGCAAGAATTCAGCTTAGAAGAAGCGATTTTGAGCTAAGATCATCCAATGGGTATCCTCTTAATGCCGTTTCTTTGCAAGATGGTATGATTTCAGTGGTCTTATCTCTGTTTCTTGGTTTCTATGTGTGTctgtgtgttgtgtgttgtgtgttgaattttttactttaaggctgtttaattgatgaatcattcaagcaatttttttttttaattcatataatttcatgTGTGGTGTAATGAACACTGATGAAGTTTATGGTTTCTTAGATTTGTATGAAGAAATAGAAGCTCTATGAGCTACATTTGAATGATTCTTGATATGAATTTTGAATAGTTGTATGAGTTGTTTTAGGCATGCAtgtaaaattcaacaaaaccATAAAGGTTCTTAACAAATTATTCAAGAATTGATCACTTTAGTGTTGTGTGATTCTCTGGTAGACTTGAGCATTTGAGGTTTTTGTAGTGAATTTCAACTAGTGTGTGTTTTCTTCATCATGTTTTGTTCTGTTTCGGTTTATAACTGGTTGCTGCTGTGTATGTAGAGGGCTCAGTTGTCAATCCCCTTGCTGAAGAGCCCAATTTTTCTGATTCAGCTGAGGGGGATTATACTCTAAGCATCACAGTTGTTGGTGCATCAGGCGATCTTGCAAAGAAGAAGATCTTTCCTGCTCTTTTTGCTCTCTATTACGAGGATTGGCTACCTGAGGTGTTGTATTGGTTTCATGGTTAGAACATAGAAGTAGTATTCGGGTTCGTGTTAGTGAATAAGGCTGCTGAACTGTTCAAAACTCTATTTCTGCagaattttgtcattttcggGTATTCTCGGACCAAGATGAATGATGAGGAGTTGAGAAATATGATCAGCAGAACCTTGACTTGCAGGATTGATCAGAGGTTTTTCCATTTGTTTCAACAACGTTAACTTAAAACACGAATTGCTAATGTGTGATATTTCGAAGTCTAACTGTTGTTTTGTATTGTTGTTTTCCAGAGAAAACTGTGATGACAAAATGACACAGTTTCTAAAGAGGTGCTTTTACCATTCAGGTCAGTACAATTCGGAGGAACACTTCTCGGAATTGGATTGCAAACTGAAGGAAAAAGAGGTGCGGACTTCTAATTCTTGTTCCGTTGTATGCACACATGCCACAAACAATTTCTTCTAGAATATCGCTAAATGCATATAACTATGAGGAACTGTTATTACACTTATAGCTATGAACAGTTACTATGTATAAGCGTTAACCTCAGCATCTCTACCCCAGAAAACGTGGAATTTGGCAGTGTGAATCATTTATTATCAAGATTGGATGAATCAAGTTTTATCCCAAAAATCTTTTGATAATGCTGTTTTGAATATCAATCCATGTAGGCTTAATTTTATGACAGTTTTAGCTTGTGGtatgaaaaaattggaaatcaATGTAATAATTATGTTAATGAAATTGTTTTTCAGGGTGGTAGACTCTCGAATAGGTTGTTTTATTTATCGATTCCTCCAAACATATTTGTGGATGTGGCCCGTTGTGCTAGCACCAGAGCTTCTTCAACAACTGGATGGACAAGGGTGATTGTAGAGAAGCCGTTTGGTCGGGACTCAGAGTCTTCTAGTGAGCTGACAAGATGTCTAAAACAGTTTCTCAACGAGGACCAAATATTCCGGTATATGTTAATATCCAAGAAGAGTTACCTCGTTTTATGGAGTAGTTAACTGGGCTTGAGTTTATTGCAGAATTGATCATTATTTGGGCAAGGAGTTGGTTGAGAACCTATCAGTGCTTCGTTTCTCAAATCTTGTCTTTGAGCCTCTTTGGTCAAGAAACTACATCCGCAACGTCCAGTTCATATTCTCGGAAGATTTCGGAACAGAAGGACGGGGAGGGTGAGGCTCTTTAACATAACCTAATAGGAGTGGTTTTCACTATGAGTTCTGTTCTTGGTTGTGAAATGTCTCTTTCGTCGTTGCAGCTACTTCGACAACTATGGAATAATCCGAGACATTATGCAAAACCATCTGCTGCAAATATTAGCATTGTTTGCAATGGAGACTCCTGTCAGTTTGGATGCCGAAGACATAAGGAACGAGAAGGTATTAAAACCTTGAAAATTTGAACTGAAAGTCTGCCATCTCgagttttattttgagattCTGCATTCCAATCAGGTGAAAGTTCTGCGATCAATGAAGCAGTTGCTGCTCGAAAATGTGGTTGTTGGCCAGTACAAGGGGCACAGCAAGGGTGGCAAAACGTACCTCGGGTATACAGACGATCCTACTGTACCAAATAATAGCGTTACTCCTACATTTGCTGCTGCGGCCCTCTTTATAAATAATGCTCGTTGGGATGGCGTTCCGTTCCTCATGAAAGCAGGCAAAGCCCTACACACGAGACGGTATCTAAGCCAGGATCTATTTTATCAGTACTATGTTTTGAATTGTGATATCCTCGAGATTAACTAATAATGTTTGAAATCAGAGCCGAGATTAGAGTTCAGTTCAGGCACGTTCCCGGTAATCTGTACAAGCACACCTTTGGGACAGATTTGGACTTGGCCACGAACGAGCTAGTGCTTCGTGTGCAGCCGGACGAGGCCATATATTTGAAAGTCAATAACAAGGTTCCCGGCCTTGAAATGAGACTAGACCGCAGTGATCTCAATCTTCTCTATAAAG is drawn from Salvia hispanica cultivar TCC Black 2014 chromosome 6, UniMelb_Shisp_WGS_1.0, whole genome shotgun sequence and contains these coding sequences:
- the LOC125192995 gene encoding glucose-6-phosphate 1-dehydrogenase, chloroplastic-like isoform X1, translating into MAKLLSNPCWNSSSSTTFSCFHNESLCSSKSMAISGHFSKWASKSFARIQLRRSDFELRSSNGYPLNAVSLQDEGSVVNPLAEEPNFSDSAEGDYTLSITVVGASGDLAKKKIFPALFALYYEDWLPENFVIFGYSRTKMNDEELRNMISRTLTCRIDQRENCDDKMTQFLKRCFYHSGQYNSEEHFSELDCKLKEKEGGRLSNRLFYLSIPPNIFVDVARCASTRASSTTGWTRVIVEKPFGRDSESSSELTRCLKQFLNEDQIFRIDHYLGKELVENLSVLRFSNLVFEPLWSRNYIRNVQFIFSEDFGTEGRGGYFDNYGIIRDIMQNHLLQILALFAMETPVSLDAEDIRNEKVKVLRSMKQLLLENVVVGQYKGHSKGGKTYLGYTDDPTVPNNSVTPTFAAAALFINNARWDGVPFLMKAGKALHTRRAEIRVQFRHVPGNLYKHTFGTDLDLATNELVLRVQPDEAIYLKVNNKVPGLEMRLDRSDLNLLYKARYTREIPDAYERLLLDAIAGERRLFIRSDELDAAWALFTPLLKELEDRKIAPELYPYGSRGPVGAHYLAAKHNVRWGDLAGED
- the LOC125192995 gene encoding glucose-6-phosphate 1-dehydrogenase, chloroplastic-like isoform X2; translated protein: MAKLLSNPCWNSSSSTTFSCFHNESLCSSKSMAISGHFSKWASKSFARIQLRRSDFELRSSNGYPLNAVSLQDAEGDYTLSITVVGASGDLAKKKIFPALFALYYEDWLPENFVIFGYSRTKMNDEELRNMISRTLTCRIDQRENCDDKMTQFLKRCFYHSGQYNSEEHFSELDCKLKEKEGGRLSNRLFYLSIPPNIFVDVARCASTRASSTTGWTRVIVEKPFGRDSESSSELTRCLKQFLNEDQIFRIDHYLGKELVENLSVLRFSNLVFEPLWSRNYIRNVQFIFSEDFGTEGRGGYFDNYGIIRDIMQNHLLQILALFAMETPVSLDAEDIRNEKVKVLRSMKQLLLENVVVGQYKGHSKGGKTYLGYTDDPTVPNNSVTPTFAAAALFINNARWDGVPFLMKAGKALHTRRAEIRVQFRHVPGNLYKHTFGTDLDLATNELVLRVQPDEAIYLKVNNKVPGLEMRLDRSDLNLLYKARYTREIPDAYERLLLDAIAGERRLFIRSDELDAAWALFTPLLKELEDRKIAPELYPYGSRGPVGAHYLAAKHNVRWGDLAGED